The following DNA comes from Streptomyces pristinaespiralis.
TGGACGCCGCGGCCCCCGGAGGTCTTGGGCCAGCCCCGCAGGCCGTGCTCCTCCAGCAGGGGGCGCAGTTCGAGGGCGGCCTTGACGGCGTCCTTGAAGTCGGTGCCCGGCTGCGGGTCGAGGTCGATGCGCAGCTCGTCGGGGTGGTCGACGGCCTCCCTGCGCACGGGCCAGGGGTGGAAGGGCAGCGTGCCGAGGTTGGCGGCCCAGATCACGGCGGCGACCTCGGTGGGGCAGATCTCGTCCGCGGTGCGTCCGCTCGGGAAGGAGATGTGGGCGGTCGGGATCCAGTCGGGGAGGTACTTGGGTGCCCGCTTCTGGAAGAAGGACTCACCCTCCACCCCCTCCGGGTAGCGCTCGAGGGTGGTGGGCCGGTCGCGCAGCGCGCGCAGGATGCCGGGCCCGACGGACAGGTAGTACTGAGCCACGTCCAGCTTGGTGAACCCCCGCGCGGGGAAGTAGATCTTGTCCGGATTGGACAGCCGTACGGCCCGCCCGCCTGCTTCCAGTTCCACCGCTGCACCCATGTGGGCCACGGTAGGCCGAGCCCGGTTACGCCGCATATCGGGCAGAATCGACCCATGGATCTGCCCGTGATGCCGCCCGTGAAGCCGATGCTCGCCAAGGCCGTGAAGAAGATTCCGCCGGGAATGCACTACGAGGCAAAATGGGACGGCTTCCGCGCGATCGTGCACCGCGACGGCGATGAGCTGGTCATCGGGTCCCGCACCGGCAAGCCCCTCACCAGGTACTTTCCCGAGCTGGTGACCTCCCTGTCGGAGAACCTGCCGGCCCGTTGCGTCATCGACGGGGAGATCGTCATCGCGCACGAGGGACGGCTGGACTTCGACCGGCTCACCGAGCGCATCCACCCCGCGGACTCCAGGGTGCGGATGCTCGCCGAGCGGACACCCGCCAGTTTCGTCGCGTTCGACGTGCTCGCGCTCGGCGACGAGTCGCTGATGGACGCCCCGCTCGGCGCCCGGCGGGAACGGCTCGAGGAGGCCCTCGCCGACGCCCGGCCGCCGGTGCACCTCACGCCGACGACCACCGACGTCGAGGTCGCGCAGCGGTGGTTCGAGCAGTACGAGGGGGCCGGGCTCGACGGTGTCGTCGCCAAGCCGCTGGATCTGCCGTACCGGCCGGACGTCCGGCTGATGTACAAGGTCAAGCACGAGCGCACCGCCGACGTCGTCGTCGCCGGTTACCGCTTCCACAAGAGCGGGCCGGTCGTCGGTTCGCTGCTGCTCGGGCTGTTCGACGACTCCGGGGCGCTCCAGCACGTCGGAGTCTGCGCCGCTTTCTCGATGAAGCGGCGGGAGGAGCTGGTGGCGGAGCTGGAGCCGCTGCGCATGGACCCGGTCGAGGGTCATCCCTGGGCCGCCTGGGCGGAGGAGAGCGCCCATGCGGGCGCCAGGCTCCCCGGCGCGCCGAGCCGCTGGTCGGGCAAGAAGGACCTGTCCTGGGTGGCGTTGCGGCCCGAGCGGGTCGTGGAGGTGGCCTACGACCACATGGAGGGCGACCGTTTCCGGCACACCGCGCAGTTCCGGCGGTGGCGTCCGGACCGGGACCCCTCCAGCTGCACGTACGCGCAGCTGGAGGAGCCGGTGAGCTACGACCTGGCCCAGGTGCTGCCCCCGTCAGGCGGGTGAGCACGGGTCGTCGCCGGGAGCCGGTCCGTCGCTCGGACCGGGCGGAGCGGGTGACTCGCCGGGCG
Coding sequences within:
- the ligD gene encoding non-homologous end-joining DNA ligase, whose translation is MGAAVELEAGGRAVRLSNPDKIYFPARGFTKLDVAQYYLSVGPGILRALRDRPTTLERYPEGVEGESFFQKRAPKYLPDWIPTAHISFPSGRTADEICPTEVAAVIWAANLGTLPFHPWPVRREAVDHPDELRIDLDPQPGTDFKDAVKAALELRPLLEEHGLRGWPKTSGGRGVHVFVPIEPRWEFTGVRRAAIAVARELERRMPGRVTTAWWKEERGERIFVDYNQTARDRTIASAYSVRPNPRALVSAPLRWDELEHVSPSDFDLATMPGRFAELGDVHADMDDHAFSLESLLELSRKDERDHGLSDLPYPPDYPKMPGEPKRVQPSRAKKPTG
- a CDS encoding ATP-dependent DNA ligase, which encodes MDLPVMPPVKPMLAKAVKKIPPGMHYEAKWDGFRAIVHRDGDELVIGSRTGKPLTRYFPELVTSLSENLPARCVIDGEIVIAHEGRLDFDRLTERIHPADSRVRMLAERTPASFVAFDVLALGDESLMDAPLGARRERLEEALADARPPVHLTPTTTDVEVAQRWFEQYEGAGLDGVVAKPLDLPYRPDVRLMYKVKHERTADVVVAGYRFHKSGPVVGSLLLGLFDDSGALQHVGVCAAFSMKRREELVAELEPLRMDPVEGHPWAAWAEESAHAGARLPGAPSRWSGKKDLSWVALRPERVVEVAYDHMEGDRFRHTAQFRRWRPDRDPSSCTYAQLEEPVSYDLAQVLPPSGG